In the Oncorhynchus nerka isolate Pitt River linkage group LG2, Oner_Uvic_2.0, whole genome shotgun sequence genome, one interval contains:
- the LOC115143962 gene encoding stathmin-3-like, translating into MSSTVSAYSDKIKEMSMLSLICSCFYSQPHPNSLYQYGDMEVKSLNKRASGQAFEIILKAPADLSPDRPQPLLSAPKKDLSPDELQKRLEAAEERRKSQEALVLKQLAEKREHERQVLHKAVEENNNFSKMAEEKLNYKMEVNKENREAQLNALKQRLREKEIHAAEVRRNKELQADLCG; encoded by the exons ATGTCCAGCACTGTATCAG CCTACTCCGACAAGATCAAAGAGATGTCCATGCTGTCTCTGATCTGCTCCTGCTTCTACTCACAACCACACCCCAACAGCCTCTACCAATATGGAG ACATGGAGGTGAAGTCCCTGAACAAGCGGGCATCCGGCCAGGCCTTCGAGATCATCCTGAAGGCCCCCGCTGACCTCTCTCCGGACAGGCCCCAGCCCCTGCTTTCTGCTCCCAAGAAGGACCTCTCCCCGGACGAGCTCCAGAAGAGGCTGGAAGctgcggaggagaggaggaag tctcagGAGGCCCTGGTGCTGAAGCAGCTAGCTGAGAAGCGGGAGCACGAGCGACAGGTGCTCCACAAGGCTGTGGAGGAGAACAACAACTTCAGCAAGATGGCCGAAGAGAAGCTTAACTACAAGATGGAGGTCAACAAAGAGAACCGCGAGGCCCAGCTGAATGCGCTGAAGCAGCGGCTCCGGGAGAAG GAAATCCATGCCGCTGAGGTCCGTAGAAACAAAGAGCTCCAAGCTGACCTCTGTGGTTGA